The Caldisericia bacterium genome segment CTCCAAATGTAAGGTTCATTCAAGCTGATATTAGGGATTACAAAAGCATAGCGGAGCTGATTTCTCAAGCAGATTACGTCTTTCATGAGGCGGCTCTTGTGAGTGTGGTTGAGAGTGTAGAAAGGCCACTCTTAACAGAAGAAATAAACGTTCTAGGCACATTAAATATTTTAAAAGCCTTGAGTGATGGGCAGGGAAAACTAATCTTTGCTTCCTCCGCTGCTGTCTATGGGGATAACCAGAAACTACCCCTAAAAGAGAGTGAAAAGCCTAAACCTCTCTCGCCCTATGGGATAACAAAAGTCTCTGCTGAGTATTACTGCAAAGTCTTTTATGAGCTCTATGGAGCCCCAACCGTAAG includes the following:
- a CDS encoding NAD-dependent epimerase/dehydratase family protein; protein product: MIKNKLIVVTGGAGFIGSHIAEELSEDNDVIVIDNLYVGKIENVPPNVRFIQADIRDYKSIAELISQADYVFHEAALVSVVESVERPLLTEEINVLGTLNILKALSDGQGKLIFASSAAVYGDNQKLPLKESEKPKPLSPYGITKVSAEYYCKVFYELYGAPTV